DNA from Ensifer canadensis:
CGCCACTCGGCTGGACGGCGCATGCGTAAATCTACTGTCTGCTGTCTTCACCAGAATTGATTGGAAGTCATTTCGACCAGAAATTGCGGCCGATCTGCGCCAGTGCGACGTCGCTGGCAGCAGCCCGCATCGCATGTTTCTTGTTGCCTTCGTCCAACCGGCATTGGCTTTTGATGTGCAGAACCTGGTCGTCGGAACGGACTACACCAGCCGCATTGAACTCACAGCGAATTCTGCTGAGTTTGGCGAGGTCGTCTGAATATGCTTTGGCACTTTCGCCCACAAGCCCGAGCCTCTTCGCCGCCCAAATGCCGACGAGCTTGTTTCGGCGTACCATTCTGAACATGTCTTCATGGTGGCTGTTCATTGAAACCCCCGCGAATGCCATCGGAAATTCAACGAGAGTGATTATCAGCGCTTGCATTTGCATTGTCAAAGCAAGCCCCAGCGAAGCCTGCGCGCCGAAGCCCTACCACCTGTGGCTCGCACCGACGCATAATCTCCCAGACCAGTCCGGTTCTATAGCTTTTCAACCATCAGGACGACGGGACTTTGGTCGATGCGGTAGTGATAGGCACCCACCTGTCTTCTGCACAGCATAGGTCTGGTTGAACGACGGTTAGGGCCCGTAGGGACGCGTCGTGCCGAGGTGGAATGCGGCAAGCGTCTCGAGAGTGGGGACATCGCCAAAACAAGCACAACATCCGGGGTCGCGTCCCTTGTCGTTGCTTGCCCACTCCCAGTGCCGCCTTGTGGTCAGATATGGGAAATAAAGAAGTAGTTCGGCAGATATTTCTGACCAACCAGAAAGGTAATTCGAAGCGCGCCAGTATGCGTTTGCCTGACGGTTTTTCGTCGAGCCTCCAATTTCAAAGACTTCGCTGTAACGAGTTCTGCCGTAATGCAAGCTGCTACAATCTCATGACGATGCGACCGTCAATCTTGCCCGCTTCCATCCGATGAAAGATATCGTTGATGCTCTCCAGGGGCTCCCACGAAAAATGGGGCGTTACCTTGCCTTCCGCCGCGAACTGAAGCGATTCCTCCAGGTCCTGGCGGGTACCCACGATCGATCCGCGCACGGTAATACGTTTCAGGACTGTTTCGAACACAGGCAGGGAAATTTGCCCAGGAGGGAGGCCGACGAGGGCCATCGTGCCCTTCGACCGCATGAACCCGAAACCCTGTTCCATCGCGGCGGGAGAAACGGCCGTCACCAGCGCTCCATGAACGCCGCCATTCGTGGCCTTGTGCACCTGTTCAATGGCATCGTCTGCCTTGCCGTTGATCGTGATGTCGGCACCAAGTTGTTTGGCCAAGGCCAGCTTTTCTTCGAATATGTCAGCGGCGACAACCTTCATGCCCATCGCCTTCGCGTACTGAACGGCCATGTGGCCCAGACCGCCAACACCCGAGATGGCCACCCATTCACCAGGGCGGACTTCCGTTTCCTTTCCTTGAGGCCTTTATAAACAGTGACACCAGCGCAGAGAACGGGCGCAGCGGGCCCGAACTCCAACCCATCGGGAATGTTGCCGACGAAGTCGGGATCCGCCAGTCCGAATTCAGCGAAGGTTCCGTTGACCGAGTATCCGGTGTTCGATTGCGAGGCGCAAAGAGTTTCCCAACCAGTCCGGCAATAAGGGCAATAGCCGCAAGCAGAGTGAAGCCATGGCACCCCCACCCTGTCGCCTTCCTTCACCCTTTTCACACCCGCGCCGATGGCCGAGACATAGCCGACACCCTCATGTCCCGGAATGAAGGGGGGTGTCGGCTTCACTGGCCAATCGCCGTTTACCGCGTGCAAATCGGTATGGCACACACCGGTGGCTTCATATTTCACCAGTATCTGTCCCGGTCGCGGAGTCGGAACCTCCATCTCCTCGATGGTTAGCGGAGCGCGGAACTGTCGAACGACAGCCGCCTTCATCGTCTGTGCCATTTCCGTTATCCTCCATGTCGCATGTATTGAGAGACGCCTTTGCAGGCAGCATAATAATGAAGTATCAATCGGGTGAGACAGACTAAAGCGGTCGCATCTCGAGGATCGGCGATGTGGGCGTGCGAACCGCGCTCTCCGAGGCGGCCAACGTCATTTTGACCCGGGCGGTCAAAGGCTCGGATCTTAAGAGTTGGGCACTGGCGGTCGCCAGACGTGCGGGGCCTAGACGGGCGCGTGTTGCGCTGGCCCGCCAGCTGGCGGGGGTGTTGCATTTGCAAGTTCACAGTAACCCTGCTGAAAGGCTTCGACAACCGCTCTTCGCCGGCTAGCGCCGCGGCCTTTGTAGCAAGGCCAGACGCAACTTGCAGATGAGGCCTATTTCTTCAGGTCGCCCCACCCCCAACCTTGCATGTTCATGCCCGATGATCCAAGCAACTCCCGTTGACGCATGTGTATGCGGTTTACGCGCCTCGCATTCATTTCTCCTTGAAGGTCCGTGTTTTCCTGGTCTTCGTTTTGGGCGAGCTTGGCGGTTAGTTGCGTTTGTCTTGCAGAACGCCAAAAGCCCGCGGACATTACTGTCTCGCGGGCTTTTGGCCTAATCGCACCGAGACTTGCAATCCAAGCGCCATGCCTGAGCTTTACGCAACCATTCCGTTATACGGTCCAGCGGGTCATTCGCTTCGTCACGCTATCGGTGCGGCTCTTCCGGCGCTGTCGCGTGCGGTTCAGATCGTTTCGATGAGAACGCGGTTGCCTAGCCCTTGTCCATCGCAGACTGCAAGGTTGCTCGCATCTCGTTGGCAACGTCTTTTAGGACTGCGGTGAATTTTTCCGCGACTGCCGAACCCGTTTTTCGGGCCGGACGCCAGACGGCGAGCGCGTAGGGGACGCCGACGCTGAACCTTCGCAGGACCACGCCCTTGCCCAAATGGTTCGCGGCGGTCAGCGGATTGATGATTGACACGCCCACTCCGGCTGAAACCATTGAACAGACGCTTGCCGCCGTCGTCGTTTCAACCGCGTAGCTACGCGAGATGCCCGCTGCAAAGAAGATGTCGTCCAGTTTCCGTCTATACGGGTCATCCTGCGAAAAATAGACGAACGGGACACTATCGAAATCGGCAGGCTCGAGAACCGGTTTGGACGAAAGCGGATGACCAATCGGCAAGACGCAGACCAGGTCGCCAACTTCGATGCGCTGCGAGATAACCCCCTGATGTTCGAACCGGCCTTCAGTCACCCCCAGGTCAAACACGGTCGTGGCCATCTCATGCTGCAGCGACAATTCCTCGAGGGAATGAAGGGACAAATGAACCGCGGGGCGATGCTTCAGGAGTCGTTGCGCCACACGGGGCAGGATCGCCTCCGCATAGGCGGGGATGGTCGCGACCCGGCAGTTCGCGGCATTGTGTGTTCGGATCGCGGACGCGGCCCGACTGATTTCTTCCATGCCTACGAAGGCGCGGCGCACGACTTCATGCAGCAGCAGCGCCTGGTTCGTCGGTGTCAGGCGCTTGCCGAAGCGCAAGAACAGCTCGAATCCGATCCGCTGTTCCATATCCCGCAACTCGCGGCTTATCGTTGGTTGCGACGTCCCCAAGGCCGCCGCAGCCGCGGTCATGCTCTTGTTGATCATGATGGCGTTAAAAATCTCCATCTGACGCTGATTGAGCCGCATCGTTCCGTTCTTTCTCTTTCCCGCCTCGGAGATGCCACCGTTCCCGTCGTTGACCGGTCGAGGTTCCAGCAACTTGCATATCAAATCTGAATAAGACGGCCTTAGCAATTATTTCCCAAGCATCGTGAGGTCTGGAATCATCTGCTCATTAGGAACCGCTGATGCAATTATTCGTGATGGGCTGATGACAAAACATACGGAATCCCCGAATCGCCTGGGAAAAGACCGGGACTGGCTCGTCTATCAGGCTGGCGGCCTGCATATCGAGGATGTCTGTCTAAGCGCCGTGGCAAGGGCCGTGCCGACCCCTTTCTACTGCTATTCCGCAGATGCCATCCGATCGGCGTACAAGTATCTCGCGTCTGCCGTTAACCCGATCGGCGTTTCGATCTGTTTCGCGGTCAAGGCCAACAGCAACATCGCCGTGCTTGGCTTGCTCGCCGAACTTGGTTGCGGCATGGACATCGTTTCCGGCGGAGAGCTTGAGCGCGCCCTCGCCGCGGGAGTGCCGGCATCCAAGATCATCTTCTCCGGGGTTGGAAAGACGCGCGCCGAGATTGCCCGCGCAGTTGAGGTCGGCATCCACCAGATCAACGTCGAGTCGGCAGCTGAAATCACCGCAGTGGCCGAGGTTGCTCGAGGACTTGGCCAGCGCGCGCCGATCACGCTTCGCGTGAATCCCGACGTCGATGCAAAGACACACGCAAAAATCACGACGGCAACCAAGGACAGCAAGTTCGGAATCCCGATCGGCGATGTAGCCGACCTCTATGCCGAGGCAGCGGCGATGCCGGAACTCGAGGTGCTGGGCGTCGCCGTTCACATCGGATCGCAAATTCACGACATGTCGCCGTTCCGACGTGCCTTTTCGGCAATGGCCGATCTGGTGGTGTTCATGCGCGGGAGAGGACTGGTTGTGCCGCGTCTTGATCTTGGCGGCGGGATAGGCATCGCCTCGAACGACACGCCGGGTCCCGACATCGCAGAATATGCTGCAATCATCGCCGAGACAGTCGGCCACCTTGGCTGCCAACTGACTGTGGAGCCCGGTCGATGGCTGGTCGGACGGGCGGGATTACTGGTGACGGAGGTTCTTTACCTCAAGGAAATGCAAAGCGGGCCCATGGCCATCCTGGACGTCGGGATGAACGACCTGATGCGTCCGGCGCTTTACGACGCGCAGCATCCCGTTTTAACTCTTCACGAGCCGCGCACGGATCGGGCCGCCCCTCACTACAGCCTCGTGGGTCCGATCTGCGAAAGCTCCGACCAATTCGGGACGTATGATAGACTTGGCGAGATGCGCGCGGGCGATCTGCTGGCGTTCGATTGCGCCGGCGCCTATGGCGCGTCGATGGCCTCGACCTACAACTCCCGTGATCTCGTGGCCGAGGTACTCGTGGAGGGCAGCCGGTTCCGGACGATACGGCGTAGGCAGGATATCAGCGAGATGCTGAGGCTCGAGCAAGCGGGAAGGTGGCAGTTTCCTGCTCCGGAAGGGCAGGAAGCGACCAGGTCAGCTCAACCGGTCTCGGACGGGGCGCTCAGGACGCCGGTGACAATTGGCACGAGCTGAACTGGAAACTGATCCGGAAACGGAACAGCCGGGGAGGCACGCGGCGACATTCGTCGTGCACGTCGACCCGGATGGGGAACCAAGAAAAAGGAAGAAGGACGGACAAATGCTTAATAAGGTCAAATTTCTAATGGCGACGGGGCTGGTCACGCTTGCCCTGGCCTCGCCCACACTGGCGGCAGATCACGTATTGCGGATCGCCTACCAAGAGGATCCGAAGACCGTCGACGTGCAGATGACGCAGGATTTCTACACCCTGCCGCTGAATGTTTACGACCGGCTTATCGAAGCGGAAACGAGCGGCCCTGGCCAATCGAAGCTGGTGCCCGGCCTCGCCGAGAGCTGGGAAGTTTCGGAGGATGGCAAGACCTATACGTTCCATCTGCGCAAGGGAGTCCTTTTCCACAATGGCGAGGAACTGACGGCGGATGACGTCGTCTACACCTTCGACCGGATGCTCGACCCCAAGACCAAGGCCCTTAGCACCGATATTCTCGACTTCGTCGATGGCGCCAGGGAGCGTCTGGACGGCACGGCCACCACCGTCCGTGGATTGCAGGCGGTAGACAAATACACTGTCAAGATCGTTCTGCGCGACCCCTACGCGGCCTTCACCGCTCTTATGGCCGCCCCGGCCGCCTCGATCTACAATCGGAAGTTCACCGAACCGTTGGGCGACCAGTACGGTCTTACGCCTGAAACGACCAACGGCACTGGTCCGTTCAAGTTGACGGAATACAATCTGAACGATAATCAGGTTCTCGAAGCCAACGACCAGTACTACCGTGGTCGTCCCAAGCTCGACCAGATCATCATCCGCGTTGTCGCAGATTCGGAGACCTTGCGGCTTCTCTTTGAATCTGACGAACTGGACGTCTTCGACGTTGACTACGCTCCGACGCAGTTGCCCTATTTCACCAGCAGTGATCAGTGGAAGGGCCAGGTCCGGGCGGGTCCGCGCGTCGGCATGTACTACTATCACATCAACCAGGCGTTGAAGCCCTTTGACGACGTGCGCGTCCGCAAGGCATTCCAGATGGCCATCAACCGCGAGGAAA
Protein-coding regions in this window:
- a CDS encoding LysR family transcriptional regulator, whose amino-acid sequence is MLEPRPVNDGNGGISEAGKRKNGTMRLNQRQMEIFNAIMINKSMTAAAAALGTSQPTISRELRDMEQRIGFELFLRFGKRLTPTNQALLLHEVVRRAFVGMEEISRAASAIRTHNAANCRVATIPAYAEAILPRVAQRLLKHRPAVHLSLHSLEELSLQHEMATTVFDLGVTEGRFEHQGVISQRIEVGDLVCVLPIGHPLSSKPVLEPADFDSVPFVYFSQDDPYRRKLDDIFFAAGISRSYAVETTTAASVCSMVSAGVGVSIINPLTAANHLGKGVVLRRFSVGVPYALAVWRPARKTGSAVAEKFTAVLKDVANEMRATLQSAMDKG
- a CDS encoding ATPase inhibitor subunit zeta, translated to MNSHHEDMFRMVRRNKLVGIWAAKRLGLVGESAKAYSDDLAKLSRIRCEFNAAGVVRSDDQVLHIKSQCRLDEGNKKHAMRAAASDVALAQIGRNFWSK
- the lysA gene encoding diaminopimelate decarboxylase, which encodes MTKHTESPNRLGKDRDWLVYQAGGLHIEDVCLSAVARAVPTPFYCYSADAIRSAYKYLASAVNPIGVSICFAVKANSNIAVLGLLAELGCGMDIVSGGELERALAAGVPASKIIFSGVGKTRAEIARAVEVGIHQINVESAAEITAVAEVARGLGQRAPITLRVNPDVDAKTHAKITTATKDSKFGIPIGDVADLYAEAAAMPELEVLGVAVHIGSQIHDMSPFRRAFSAMADLVVFMRGRGLVVPRLDLGGGIGIASNDTPGPDIAEYAAIIAETVGHLGCQLTVEPGRWLVGRAGLLVTEVLYLKEMQSGPMAILDVGMNDLMRPALYDAQHPVLTLHEPRTDRAAPHYSLVGPICESSDQFGTYDRLGEMRAGDLLAFDCAGAYGASMASTYNSRDLVAEVLVEGSRFRTIRRRQDISEMLRLEQAGRWQFPAPEGQEATRSAQPVSDGALRTPVTIGTS
- a CDS encoding ABC transporter substrate-binding protein produces the protein MLNKVKFLMATGLVTLALASPTLAADHVLRIAYQEDPKTVDVQMTQDFYTLPLNVYDRLIEAETSGPGQSKLVPGLAESWEVSEDGKTYTFHLRKGVLFHNGEELTADDVVYTFDRMLDPKTKALSTDILDFVDGARERLDGTATTVRGLQAVDKYTVKIVLRDPYAAFTALMAAPAASIYNRKFTEPLGDQYGLTPETTNGTGPFKLTEYNLNDNQVLEANDQYYRGRPKLDQIIIRVVADSETLRLLFESDELDVFDVDYAPTQLPYFTSSDQWKGQVRAGPRVGMYYYHINQALKPFDDVRVRKAFQMAINREEILQKNFYGKGMVENGVMPRGLTCYAAATPIEYNPGKAKQLLAEAGYPDGVDIKLAQVSSWSSKWSDMNQIIQAQIKEAGFNVQINTMDESAYLASRKAGTVDNYTQNWSADFNDPDNFFYTFFSKSGTAVRGYNNNDTEVFAALDKARSMTNPEERCALYQKMTDRIVQEDAAWVPMFSLDHAYVVQPRVKNFVVPWNGWSDMSYYKMEVE